In the bacterium genome, one interval contains:
- a CDS encoding helix-turn-helix transcriptional regulator, giving the protein MRWDEIRGMPCSVARTLSVIGDRWTLLILRDAFLRTRRFEDFQRQLGVTRHLLADRLRKLVEAGILEKVRYQEKPARDEYRLTEKGLELHPVIVSLLRWGDRWMADDAGPPLRLRHKACGHVMHPTLVCPECGDPIGPRDLTPALRER; this is encoded by the coding sequence GTGCGCTGGGACGAGATCAGAGGGATGCCGTGCTCGGTGGCGCGGACGCTGTCGGTGATCGGCGATCGCTGGACGCTTCTGATCCTGCGCGACGCGTTCCTGCGCACCCGTCGCTTCGAGGACTTCCAGCGCCAGCTCGGCGTCACCCGGCATCTGCTCGCCGACCGGCTGCGCAAGCTGGTCGAGGCCGGCATCCTCGAGAAGGTCCGCTACCAGGAGAAGCCGGCGCGCGACGAGTATCGGCTGACCGAGAAGGGTCTCGAGCTGCACCCGGTCATCGTCTCCCTGCTGCGCTGGGGCGATCGCTGGATGGCCGACGACGCCGGCCCGCCGCTGCGCCTGCGGCACAAGGCCTGCGGCCACGTCATGCACCCGACCCTGGTCTGCCCCGAATGCGGCGACCCGATCGGCCCCCGCGACCTGACGCCGGCGCTGCGCGAACGCTGA
- a CDS encoding TraR/DksA C4-type zinc finger protein, protein MSYDERKHDLLERRRRLLRQVARLEDDLRWLDSDVEPELVEAGQDEMLAQLAARLDQHDRDELTAIETALDRIERREGDICRTCRQPIPEARLRALPTTDICVTCAADREDLRRNR, encoded by the coding sequence ATGTCCTACGACGAGAGGAAGCACGACCTGCTCGAGCGGCGGCGCCGTCTGCTGCGGCAGGTGGCGCGGCTCGAGGACGATCTGCGGTGGCTCGACAGCGACGTCGAGCCGGAGCTGGTCGAGGCGGGACAGGACGAGATGCTGGCGCAGCTCGCGGCGCGGCTCGACCAGCACGACCGCGACGAGCTGACGGCCATCGAGACGGCCCTCGATCGCATCGAACGCCGCGAGGGCGACATCTGCCGGACCTGTCGGCAGCCGATACCCGAGGCGCGTCTCCGCGCCCTGCCGACCACCGACATCTGCGTCACCTGCGCCGCCGACCGCGAGGATCTGCGGCGCAACCGCTGA
- a CDS encoding host attachment protein — MTVETLVLVADSARARLFAAHRSRPSWELLEAFDHPRGAVHDRDILTDRPGRVHQSTADGRRSGADPKTSPHEVEAEVFARQLAAALADAVTARHPQRVVLVAPPRFLGHLRAVLDKPVSALLAPGRDEDLSAVADRDLPGRLADLL; from the coding sequence ATGACCGTCGAGACCCTGGTACTCGTCGCCGACAGCGCCCGCGCCCGGCTCTTCGCCGCCCACCGCAGCCGCCCCTCCTGGGAGCTGCTCGAGGCCTTCGACCACCCGCGCGGCGCGGTGCACGATCGGGACATCCTCACCGATCGCCCCGGACGCGTCCATCAGAGCACCGCCGACGGCCGCCGCTCGGGCGCCGATCCCAAGACCTCGCCGCACGAGGTCGAGGCCGAGGTGTTCGCCCGGCAGCTCGCGGCGGCGCTCGCGGACGCGGTGACCGCCCGCCACCCGCAGCGCGTGGTGCTGGTCGCGCCGCCGCGCTTCCTCGGCCACCTGCGCGCCGTGCTCGACAAGCCGGTGAGCGCCCTGCTCGCGCCCGGCCGCGACGAGGATCTGTCGGCCGTCGCCGACCGCGATCTGCCCGGGCGCCTCGCCGACCTGCTGTAG